GGGGAAAGCAGCACGTCAGAATTTTCGTCAGCGGAGGGCTCAGCTTAAAGGACGTTCTTGAGCTGAGGGACATCGTTGATGCCTTTGGCGTTGGGACTGCAATAAGCGGAGCGAATCCCGTTGACTTCGCGTTGGACATAGTGGAGAGAGAGGGCAGATTTGCGGCCAAGAGGGGCAAGAGAGGAGGAATGAAGCAGGTTTACAGGCACTGGGATGAGCTTAGGGATGAGGTGAAGCTTTTCAGGGAAGAATACAGCGGAAAGGGCGAGCCACTGCTGAGGAAGGTAATAGAGGGCGGGAAGATTATCGAAAATACAGACATGGAGAAAGCGAGAGAGCTCGTGCTGAGACAGATGGAGATTATAAGAAAGCTGGGGAGAGAGGAAGAGTTTTTGTGAATTTTCTTTTCTTATTTAAGGAGGAAATAGCCTAAAATTCGGCTTTTCTTTGTTCAGAAGCTTTATTTAAACAAAAAAATAAGAGATATCTTCAAATACCGAGATATGCCCTCTTCACCTCTGGGTTTGCCAAGACCTCATCGGCTTTACCGCTGAGCCTTATTTCTCCAAGCTCCATGACGTAAGTCCTGTCGGAAACTTTCAAACAGAGAGAGGCGTTCTGCTCTGAGACAAGAATAGCCGTGTCTTTTTTTATTTCTTTTAACACCTCAAAAACACTCCACGAAAGCTTAGGAGACAATCCCAGGCTTGGCTCGTCCAGGAGCAGGAGTTTCGGGGATGGCATCAGAGCTCTGGCAATTGCGAGCATCTGCTGCTCACCACCGCTCATCGTCCCTGCCCTCTGGTTAATTCTTTCTTTCAGAACCGGGAATATCTCGAAAACGTACTCAAGCCTTTCCTTAAACCCCTTCTTGTCCTTCCTTTTAGTGTAGTAGCCGAGGAGGAGGTTTTTGTAAACGCTAAGCTCTGGAAAGAGGAATCTACCTTCCGGACAGTGGGTGATGCCTATTGAAACAATCTCTTCAGGGCTTTTCCCCGCAATGTCTTCTCCCTCAAAGATTATTCTGCCGCTTCTCGGCTTGATTAGGCCAGAAATAGTTCTGAAAAGAGTGCTTTTTCCTGCACCATTGCTACCAATTATCGAGACGATTTCGCCACGGTCAACTTCGAGATTCACACCTCTGAGAACCTCGTAGCTGCCGTATGCTACGTGAAGGTCTTTAACCTCAAACAACATAGCTCTCACCCAAATATGCCTTAATGACTCTTTCGTTCTCTACGATTTCCTTAGGGCTGCCTTCTGCGATAATCTCTCCGCTGTCCAGAACGACAATTCTGTCAGAAACACCCATTATGAACCTCATTTTATGCTCAATTATTGCAACTGTAACACCTCTCTCCTTCAGAGTCCTTATAATTTCCAGAATTCTGTCCGTCTCCTCCAGATTCAGACCTGCTGTAGGCTCGTCGAGCAAAAGCAGCTTTGGCTTTGTTGCCAGTGCAATGGCGATGGAAAGCCTCCTTTGAGCTTCCTGCGGAAGGTTTTTGACAGGAGTGAAGGCCTTTTCATCAAGTCCAACAAAGTTTAAAAGTTCCATGGCCTCCTTGAAGGTCTCGTCACCGTTCTCTTCTCTCAGGGCGGATAGAACGCCGCTTCTGTACCATGCGGTGAGCGTTATGAGCAGGTTACCGATTGCAGGTAGGTTGAAGTACAGACTGACCGTCTGGAAAGTTCTGCTTATCCCGAGCCTTACGATTTTATGTGGAGGCATGGTCGTTATGTTCTTCCCCTCGAAGATTATAACACCCTCATCTGGTTTGTAAAGGCCCGAAATGACGTTGAACAAGGTCGTCTTTCCAGCCCCATTTGGCCCAATAATCCCCAGAACTTCCCCCTTCCTGATTTCAAAGGTTACGTTGTTCAGAGCTATTAGACCTCCAAATCTTATTCCAACTCCCTCAACTTTCAGCATTCTACCACCTATCAGAACTTACCTACAAGAGCCCTTTTGGGAAGTTTTTCTCCCTTCTCGGCCTTTCTAGAGTAGTAAGCCCCCATAACTCCTTTTGGCATGAACAGAATCGCCAAAAGGAATACGATTCCCTGAACGAGGACTGTGTACTGAGCGAGTGTGAAGAAGACCTCGTTTATCAGCGTAACAACGGCGGTTCCTATGAACGGTCCAAGCATAGTTCCAGCGCCTCCAAAGATGATAGCGGTGAGGAATGCAAAGCTGTTAACGAAGCTCGTAATATCTGGAAAGATGCTGCCGATGTATGCAGAGTAGAAGGCTCCAGCAACAGCGGCGAAGATGGCACTTAAGACGAAAGAGGCAACCTTGAACTTCGTAAGATTTACCCCTGCGTACTCGGCCAATAGCTCATTCTCTCTGATTGCAACTATTATGCTGCCGAAGGAGGACCTGATTATAAGCCAGTAAAGGAGAGTCATGACGATCAGAACGGCCAGCATGAGGTAGTAAAAGTTGTAGGTTCCACTGAAACTGATTGAAATACCGCTAAGCTCAATTGACGGAGAAGGGATGCCAAAAAGCCCCCTCGGCCCTCTGGTAACCTCATCCCACTTGTCCACAACTTCATAGATTATGACGTTGAATAAGAGCGTGGCAATGGCAAAGTACGCACCCTTAAGTCTGAGAGTCATTAGACCTATCAGGAACGCCACAAAGGCCACGAAGGCGATTGCCACGATCACTGACGCCCAGAAAGACCAGCCGTTAAGCACAAGCAAGGCGCTAACGTAGGCTCCAAGACCGTAAAAAGCTCCCTGAGCCAGAGAAGCTTGGCCTGTGTATCCGATTATTATGTTCAGCCCCATGGCAGCTATTGTGTATATTATGAACAGCGTTGAAATCCTGAGCGCATAAGACGAACCTGTCAGCGGCAGAAGCACTGCCAGAATCAAAATTACGGGATAAACAAACTTCCAGTTCATGCTCTCCTCTCCTTCTTACCAAACAGACCTTCTGGCTTGAGAATCAGGATGGCGACAAGAATCCCAAACGCAACGAGGTTTTTCCACCTGATGTCAAAATAACCGCCGTAGAGGGATTCAACAATTCCGAGGACCAGCCCTCCGGCTATGGCACCCGGGATGTTCCCAAGCCCACCAACGACGCAGATTACGAAGGCCTTCAAGTTGAGCTCAGCACCCATTATAGGATACACAAGAGTTATTGGAGCAATTAATGCCGCTGCGAAACCTGCAAGCGCCCCGGCAATGGCAAAGGCTATTAGCGTCATCTTATCGGTGTTGATTCCAACGAGCTTCGCTCCTATTGGCGATTGAGCAACAGCCTCGAGAGCTATTCCGGTTACCGTCCTTCTCAAAAAGTACAGCAGAGACGCTATGGCGGCGATGGAGCAGAAAAGGACGATAAGCCTCTGCGCGTTA
The nucleotide sequence above comes from Archaeoglobus fulgidus DSM 4304. Encoded proteins:
- a CDS encoding ATP-binding cassette domain-containing protein, translating into MFEVKDLHVAYGSYEVLRGVNLEVDRGEIVSIIGSNGAGKSTLFRTISGLIKPRSGRIIFEGEDIAGKSPEEIVSIGITHCPEGRFLFPELSVYKNLLLGYYTKRKDKKGFKERLEYVFEIFPVLKERINQRAGTMSGGEQQMLAIARALMPSPKLLLLDEPSLGLSPKLSWSVFEVLKEIKKDTAILVSEQNASLCLKVSDRTYVMELGEIRLSGKADEVLANPEVKRAYLGI
- a CDS encoding ABC transporter ATP-binding protein — protein: MLKVEGVGIRFGGLIALNNVTFEIRKGEVLGIIGPNGAGKTTLFNVISGLYKPDEGVIIFEGKNITTMPPHKIVRLGISRTFQTVSLYFNLPAIGNLLITLTAWYRSGVLSALREENGDETFKEAMELLNFVGLDEKAFTPVKNLPQEAQRRLSIAIALATKPKLLLLDEPTAGLNLEETDRILEIIRTLKERGVTVAIIEHKMRFIMGVSDRIVVLDSGEIIAEGSPKEIVENERVIKAYLGESYVV
- a CDS encoding branched-chain amino acid ABC transporter permease; translation: MNWKFVYPVILILAVLLPLTGSSYALRISTLFIIYTIAAMGLNIIIGYTGQASLAQGAFYGLGAYVSALLVLNGWSFWASVIVAIAFVAFVAFLIGLMTLRLKGAYFAIATLLFNVIIYEVVDKWDEVTRGPRGLFGIPSPSIELSGISISFSGTYNFYYLMLAVLIVMTLLYWLIIRSSFGSIIVAIRENELLAEYAGVNLTKFKVASFVLSAIFAAVAGAFYSAYIGSIFPDITSFVNSFAFLTAIIFGGAGTMLGPFIGTAVVTLINEVFFTLAQYTVLVQGIVFLLAILFMPKGVMGAYYSRKAEKGEKLPKRALVGKF
- a CDS encoding branched-chain amino acid ABC transporter permease; protein product: MMIEINYFMNLLLGGLVVGFIYALTALGITIIYGILQIPDFSHGNRYMIGAYAGFLAASVAGSMLEISYVAAILGAVAVSSVIAVLSYLFVYKRLLSAPHITSFIAAIGLLMLLEGFALAVFGPRYQRIHTPFDYMVVIGALRINAQRLIVLFCSIAAIASLLYFLRRTVTGIALEAVAQSPIGAKLVGINTDKMTLIAFAIAGALAGFAAALIAPITLVYPIMGAELNLKAFVICVVGGLGNIPGAIAGGLVLGIVESLYGGYFDIRWKNLVAFGILVAILILKPEGLFGKKERRA